A single window of [Clostridium] hylemonae DSM 15053 DNA harbors:
- a CDS encoding zinc ribbon domain-containing protein — MALIICPECKKQVSDQAEVCIHCGYPLAKLRNINNTEPDLSQSLYFKLRWIDSHNDVDEVSVLTSLITGINIIEASKLIEQNYSPIIIDGLSMEDAEKLKDVFAEKNISVAIEPDNYSTQSTTLGPNKNKLGIKAINYKIPKQDVNDFIFCPRCRSKSIETVAVSTAFSWGEPMNVCQHCGHKWKPGKR; from the coding sequence ATGGCATTAATTATATGTCCAGAATGTAAAAAACAAGTCTCAGACCAGGCAGAGGTATGTATCCATTGTGGTTATCCGTTAGCAAAGTTAAGAAATATTAACAATACTGAACCAGATTTATCACAATCCTTATATTTTAAGTTACGGTGGATAGATTCACATAATGATGTGGATGAAGTAAGTGTTCTTACCAGTTTAATTACTGGTATTAATATAATAGAAGCATCTAAACTTATTGAGCAGAATTATAGTCCGATTATCATAGATGGCTTAAGTATGGAAGACGCAGAAAAGCTTAAAGATGTATTTGCCGAGAAAAATATAAGCGTCGCCATTGAACCGGATAATTATTCGACACAAAGTACAACATTAGGACCTAATAAAAACAAACTGGGTATAAAAGCAATAAATTACAAAATACCAAAGCAAGATGTTAATGATTTTATTTTCTGTCCTCGATGTCGTTCTAAATCTATAGAAACGGTTGCTGTATCTACTGCATTTAGTTGGGGAGAGCCTATGAATGTGTGTCAGCATTGTGGACATAAGTGGAAACCTGGAAAGCGATAG
- a CDS encoding Ig-like domain-containing protein, with product MKRQTAVREKLAEQQHLLSASDASDALNKGKQSVAQQVAQNVPGGKKTYQGLVENVNVVDAAQENVSAIKEYEKAIAGLESKQADYDPGSSEWKEAENDINSYRAAIETLSSDLDVKQNDLSALLASFSKNGEGLVAETGYEEQFKAVKKALNSVNNMDLAPEEQWQQSINDFFDGTSGKNFIKDRLLEAAKSGEDVVDVLHNMGLTLGDLGMTGKGKGDAFRNYFDGLKKSAEEAEETVSGIDGSFEGVNAAFSSQNAGDKWNSMAGYIEQAQQLYEDGKIGTDDFQSVAQWMAPQKINTEGYSTDAEAYKAAWEKSYNQVKNWFDTSNPYESMHNFARDLEATENDVGKNLIDINEETGKIVPKFESTAEAAKALGVNTDVVDTILHNMEDYGYEFDGIMFSGEGLKEYETSLDGIKEIYDTMNDSASKDRLGKLIEGWDEEYDKYEEDLSTLTEEQIVHIKFEYDQASIQAQIEELEVLQKAEGGKNSETNAGIIAGYESYIENAKEGLGLNEEGVELPIYFKTSEDTVNNLYQQLKDAKKGSDEYFEIQAKIQNQEELQQAMYDEFSEENPDINNESDPSEITAAWENFFSQPRSLEVDAHLGEEEVLAQLDQLSNGSTITFSADVNGVEQSVTAIKDKDGIITYTTEINGETTQVQLNKNGTVTYNVNANAVNGFKPTDKDGKANFTPETSAVDTWNPPQLPGDINYKGTFGNVGSPPVLSGVISYAVSSVSTGIGTIINGFKKKGKKVNGTAHSRGTALWQYRTSGTHAYGSGSWGLPHSERALINELGSEIIVRGGRWFTLNNGYPTMANLKAGDIVFNHKQTEALLNNGYVTGSHARLVGSSFAEGSLGHISGRAYASGTEFKQEFDQLEILIDRMESAFKRISDSVETLSYNLTAQNRQMDSAIAKAKSNLSVYQKAYDTYMSKANAVGLSGSWVSAVQNGSYDVSNITDEDLKDKIDDYKKYYEKALGLQKDIADLQKDLVDLAMKKLSNIDNYFSNRFDYNDDFGYANQISELNSALSQYQNELAKQVSSGTIKQYSDEWYDAQKKIADYTQKILDATWKKFEDTLDHMDRVSDNLKDFLSLKEAKGEPLTEADYQKQIDLNNASIQKSYDLRQQLVKKQAVYDVGSKLYDSLAKEIAGLDSDIYDLMENNEKLKKSIWETRFTNPFEEIIDGLDATISSSKNLRSLLDKDSFFDESGALTDNGLANLALLGQEMAASKQKVAEYTAALKKLDEAYQNGILSQKDYDKSQKNMLKDIQDAAGDVQDYKDKIIDLYKDQMKAEIDYMDDYYDKRQKALDLDKKYYDFSKKMNAQTKSVNQLKAQISALQGVNNASAQAELRRLEQELAEKEEDLSELKKDHADDMIDRGYDKLSSGLKDSLNSTMDELTYNADMQEQVVADMLGKVVAMYGQAYGKINEIIANTGFAGSSGFNQNIANLGTQAGAAGQAVAGSAAQGSIQASGAVSDVNTGAINQNPSHGAILDEISKETDINNRPVAELTLSTSSLSLNEGKSAVVTARIRPTDAANKTLRWTSSNTKAATVSGGTIKGVKAGSAVITCSTTDGSGISASVSVSVTPAPAKPAPSQNAPSYGGIPFRYKKDYYPKNKLNVNSSIVDRLKSHDFDSSMSACRELYNYWGGGGYYSGTYSQNVWLLNKMRSAGYRRGTRSVPISGPDFIHDGELVIRKSDGGILVPLQRGDGVIPSGLTENLWDLAERAPQLLSDAGLYLPLPAAATHASREHTLNAQFSFGTLLNIEGNADKDIVDELKSALPALGKELTKIVSSELSDDYRKLK from the coding sequence GTGAAACGGCAGACTGCCGTAAGAGAAAAGCTTGCAGAACAGCAGCATTTATTATCCGCATCAGACGCCAGCGACGCTTTAAACAAAGGCAAGCAGTCGGTTGCTCAGCAGGTCGCACAGAACGTGCCAGGCGGCAAAAAGACTTATCAGGGCCTTGTAGAGAACGTAAATGTTGTAGACGCCGCCCAGGAGAATGTCTCAGCTATCAAAGAATACGAAAAAGCTATCGCCGGTTTGGAGAGCAAACAGGCGGACTATGATCCCGGCAGTTCTGAATGGAAAGAAGCAGAAAATGACATCAACAGCTATCGTGCTGCCATAGAGACATTATCCTCCGACTTAGACGTAAAGCAAAATGATCTGTCTGCACTTCTGGCCAGCTTTTCTAAAAATGGTGAAGGACTTGTAGCCGAAACCGGTTATGAAGAACAGTTTAAAGCAGTTAAAAAGGCACTTAACTCTGTAAATAATATGGATCTGGCTCCCGAAGAGCAATGGCAGCAGTCAATCAATGATTTCTTTGACGGCACCAGCGGAAAGAATTTTATAAAGGACCGGCTGCTAGAGGCCGCAAAATCCGGAGAAGACGTCGTAGATGTTTTACATAATATGGGCCTTACCCTGGGCGATCTTGGCATGACGGGGAAAGGCAAAGGAGATGCCTTCAGAAATTATTTTGACGGCTTGAAAAAATCCGCGGAAGAAGCGGAAGAAACTGTGAGTGGTATAGATGGCTCTTTTGAAGGAGTTAACGCCGCGTTCTCTTCCCAAAATGCCGGTGATAAATGGAACAGCATGGCAGGATATATTGAACAGGCCCAGCAGTTGTATGAGGATGGGAAAATCGGCACCGATGACTTTCAGTCTGTTGCGCAGTGGATGGCCCCTCAAAAGATAAATACGGAAGGCTATAGTACAGATGCCGAAGCCTATAAGGCTGCATGGGAAAAGAGCTACAATCAGGTTAAGAATTGGTTTGATACAAGTAATCCTTATGAAAGTATGCACAACTTCGCCAGAGACCTTGAAGCTACAGAGAATGATGTGGGAAAAAATCTCATTGATATCAACGAAGAAACAGGTAAAATTGTTCCCAAATTTGAATCGACTGCTGAAGCCGCAAAAGCTCTCGGCGTAAACACTGATGTTGTTGATACTATTCTTCATAATATGGAAGATTACGGCTATGAATTTGACGGTATTATGTTCAGCGGTGAAGGTTTGAAAGAATATGAAACGTCGCTGGATGGTATCAAAGAAATTTATGATACTATGAATGACAGCGCTTCTAAAGACCGGCTCGGGAAGCTGATCGAAGGGTGGGATGAGGAGTACGACAAGTATGAAGAGGATTTATCCACTCTGACAGAAGAACAAATTGTCCATATAAAATTTGAATACGACCAGGCTTCTATACAAGCACAGATCGAGGAACTGGAGGTTCTCCAGAAGGCCGAGGGCGGAAAGAACTCGGAGACCAATGCTGGTATCATTGCAGGATATGAAAGCTATATAGAAAACGCCAAGGAAGGGCTCGGCCTGAATGAAGAAGGGGTCGAACTGCCTATATATTTCAAAACGTCAGAGGATACTGTCAATAATCTTTACCAACAACTTAAAGATGCCAAAAAAGGTTCCGATGAGTATTTTGAAATACAGGCCAAAATACAGAATCAGGAAGAGCTGCAGCAGGCTATGTATGATGAATTTTCCGAAGAAAATCCTGATATTAATAACGAAAGCGATCCCAGTGAAATTACTGCGGCGTGGGAAAACTTCTTCTCTCAGCCCCGCTCTCTTGAGGTCGATGCTCATTTAGGAGAAGAAGAAGTCTTAGCGCAGCTTGACCAGTTAAGCAACGGAAGTACCATTACATTTTCAGCTGATGTAAATGGAGTTGAGCAGTCTGTCACAGCCATAAAAGATAAAGATGGTATCATTACATATACTACAGAAATTAATGGTGAAACTACTCAAGTCCAGTTAAACAAAAATGGAACTGTAACTTATAATGTTAACGCTAATGCTGTTAATGGCTTTAAACCAACGGATAAAGATGGAAAAGCCAACTTTACTCCTGAAACCTCCGCAGTTGATACATGGAATCCTCCGCAGTTACCCGGAGATATCAATTATAAAGGTACCTTTGGAAATGTAGGATCCCCTCCTGTTTTAAGCGGAGTTATCAGCTATGCAGTTAGTTCTGTTTCTACTGGAATCGGCACAATAATTAATGGTTTTAAAAAAAAAGGAAAGAAAGTCAACGGCACCGCCCACTCCCGCGGCACCGCCCTCTGGCAGTACCGCACTTCCGGCACCCACGCCTACGGAAGCGGAAGCTGGGGGCTTCCCCACAGCGAACGCGCTCTGATCAACGAGCTGGGCAGTGAGATCATTGTCCGGGGCGGCAGGTGGTTTACGCTGAACAACGGTTATCCTACCATGGCCAACTTAAAGGCCGGAGATATCGTGTTCAACCACAAACAGACCGAGGCGCTTTTGAACAACGGTTATGTTACCGGTTCTCACGCCCGGCTTGTGGGCAGTTCTTTCGCTGAAGGCAGCCTTGGGCATATATCCGGACGGGCATATGCAAGCGGCACGGAGTTCAAGCAGGAATTTGACCAGCTTGAGATACTCATCGACCGGATGGAATCCGCATTTAAGAGGATTTCTGATTCGGTTGAGACACTTTCCTACAATCTCACCGCACAGAACCGGCAGATGGACAGCGCCATCGCCAAGGCAAAAAGCAATCTCTCCGTCTACCAGAAGGCATATGACACTTACATGAGCAAGGCCAATGCCGTCGGCCTGTCCGGCTCATGGGTAAGTGCGGTGCAGAACGGAAGTTATGACGTCAGCAACATCACAGACGAAGATTTAAAGGACAAAATCGACGATTATAAGAAATACTATGAAAAGGCGCTCGGACTGCAGAAAGACATTGCCGACTTGCAGAAAGATCTCGTCGACCTTGCCATGAAGAAATTGAGCAACATTGACAACTACTTCAGCAACCGGTTTGACTACAACGACGATTTCGGTTATGCCAATCAGATTTCCGAGCTCAACTCGGCGCTCTCCCAGTATCAGAACGAACTGGCGAAGCAGGTATCCTCCGGCACGATCAAGCAGTATTCGGACGAATGGTATGACGCCCAGAAAAAGATCGCCGACTATACCCAGAAGATACTGGACGCGACGTGGAAGAAGTTTGAGGATACCCTCGACCACATGGACAGGGTCAGCGATAATCTGAAAGATTTTCTCAGTCTTAAGGAAGCCAAAGGCGAACCTTTGACCGAGGCGGATTATCAGAAACAGATTGATTTAAACAATGCTTCCATACAAAAAAGCTATGATCTGAGACAGCAGCTCGTGAAAAAGCAGGCCGTCTATGACGTAGGCTCCAAGCTGTACGACAGTCTTGCCAAAGAGATCGCCGGGCTGGATTCTGACATTTACGACTTGATGGAGAACAATGAGAAACTGAAAAAATCCATCTGGGAGACCCGGTTTACCAATCCGTTTGAGGAAATCATCGACGGCCTGGACGCGACGATCTCCAGTTCAAAGAACCTCCGCTCTCTCCTCGATAAAGATTCCTTCTTTGATGAGAGCGGCGCCCTCACAGACAACGGTCTTGCCAATCTGGCGCTGCTCGGCCAGGAGATGGCCGCGTCCAAGCAGAAGGTTGCCGAATACACGGCGGCGCTCAAGAAGCTGGATGAAGCGTACCAGAACGGCATACTGAGTCAGAAAGACTATGACAAGAGCCAGAAAAACATGCTCAAGGATATTCAGGACGCCGCCGGGGATGTGCAGGACTACAAAGATAAGATCATTGACTTGTACAAAGACCAGATGAAGGCTGAGATCGACTACATGGACGATTACTATGACAAACGGCAGAAAGCGCTGGATCTGGACAAGAAATATTATGACTTTTCCAAGAAGATGAACGCCCAGACAAAGTCTGTCAATCAGCTGAAAGCCCAGATATCTGCGCTCCAGGGCGTCAACAATGCATCGGCCCAGGCAGAACTGCGGCGGCTCGAACAGGAACTTGCCGAGAAGGAAGAAGACCTCTCCGAGCTTAAGAAAGACCACGCTGATGACATGATCGACCGCGGATACGACAAACTATCCTCCGGATTAAAGGACAGTCTCAACTCCACAATGGATGAACTGACCTACAACGCAGATATGCAGGAGCAGGTCGTGGCCGACATGCTCGGCAAAGTCGTGGCCATGTACGGCCAGGCATACGGCAAGATCAATGAGATCATTGCCAATACGGGATTTGCAGGAAGTTCCGGCTTTAACCAGAACATCGCGAACCTTGGCACCCAGGCCGGCGCCGCTGGCCAGGCAGTCGCAGGAAGCGCTGCGCAGGGCAGTATCCAGGCTTCCGGCGCCGTCTCAGACGTGAACACCGGCGCGATCAACCAGAATCCATCCCACGGCGCCATCCTAGACGAGATCAGTAAAGAGACGGATATCAACAACCGGCCAGTGGCTGAACTGACCTTGAGCACCTCTTCTCTTTCGCTCAACGAAGGAAAATCTGCCGTCGTCACCGCCAGGATCCGCCCAACGGATGCAGCCAATAAGACGCTTCGCTGGACTTCTTCCAACACGAAAGCTGCCACCGTAAGCGGCGGCACCATCAAAGGCGTAAAGGCCGGAAGTGCAGTCATCACCTGCTCCACGACCGACGGAAGCGGCATCTCTGCCTCTGTATCCGTATCCGTCACACCGGCTCCGGCAAAGCCGGCACCGTCTCAGAACGCCCCGTCTTACGGCGGAATTCCGTTCCGTTATAAAAAGGACTACTATCCGAAGAATAAGCTGAATGTCAACAGCTCCATCGTTGACCGGCTGAAGTCCCACGACTTCGATTCTTCCATGTCCGCCTGCCGGGAGCTTTACAACTACTGGGGCGGCGGCGGATATTACTCCGGCACCTATTCCCAGAACGTCTGGCTGCTGAACAAGATGCGCTCCGCCGGTTACCGGAGAGGGACCCGCTCCGTTCCGATAAGCGGACCGGATTTCATACACGACGGCGAGCTCGTCATCCGCAAGTCCGACGGCGGCATCCTCGTCCCCCTTCAGCGCGGCGACGGGGTCATCCCTTCCGGACTCACCGAGAACTTGTGGGACCTGGCAGAGAGAGCGCCCCAGCTCCTCTCCGACGCCGGTCTGTATCTCCCGCTTCCGGCCGCGGCAACGCATGCGTCACGGGAACATACATTGAATGCACAATTCAGCTTCGGCACCCTGCTCAATATAGAAGGGAACGCCGACAAGGATATCGTGGACGAATTGAAGTCTGCACTGCCGGCTCTTGGGAAAGAACTGACAAAGATAGTATCATCCGAATTATCTGACGACTACCGTAAATTGAAGTAA
- a CDS encoding phage tail domain-containing protein: MAKSFNDFIFLDKRLSDLDSHYIAVDFDQDPDPSFAFAKDIEYGDTNRYRSEPGSVRTRPGDKLKFELHIIKDPDAYPAQADRIITPADIRELARWLTSTVSSELLAFEYGSGQEDAPRFFYGQFSDIQSFHVAGDVYGLRLMFDCSSPYGYTDDIVHTAACTGETVSYTITSHDDRLDEYCYPVIRMASAVTGQAYFLNLSDCCIYDQGTLVPAASNARLMEQLQEKVSAYGLAHGYAPEFQLTEDGQHIVTAGNDTAVCFLYRDVYGQEHKCIACYVASTYEYYIVRGGFLCFDLYRELPVTIDGNSLFIFDDIGRMVKLSDLGVTDTDYMYWPRLVNGENTLLFWAEDCTFTITYRETRKAGA, encoded by the coding sequence ATGGCAAAATCATTTAATGATTTCATATTTTTAGACAAAAGGCTGTCCGACCTGGACAGTCATTATATTGCGGTTGATTTTGACCAGGACCCGGATCCGTCTTTTGCCTTCGCGAAGGATATCGAGTACGGGGACACCAACCGCTACCGCAGTGAACCTGGTTCTGTGCGGACCAGACCCGGCGATAAGTTAAAGTTCGAACTCCATATCATCAAAGACCCGGACGCATATCCGGCCCAGGCCGACCGGATCATCACCCCTGCCGATATCAGAGAGCTGGCCCGGTGGCTTACCTCCACCGTATCTTCTGAATTACTGGCCTTTGAATATGGCAGCGGACAGGAGGATGCGCCCCGGTTTTTCTACGGACAGTTCTCCGATATCCAGTCCTTCCATGTGGCCGGCGATGTATATGGCCTGCGGCTTATGTTCGACTGTTCCTCCCCTTACGGGTATACAGACGACATCGTCCACACCGCTGCCTGCACAGGCGAAACGGTCAGTTATACGATCACAAGCCACGACGACCGACTGGATGAGTATTGTTATCCGGTCATACGCATGGCCTCCGCGGTCACCGGACAGGCTTATTTTCTGAATCTCTCGGACTGCTGCATCTACGACCAGGGGACGCTCGTTCCCGCAGCGTCAAATGCCCGGCTCATGGAACAGTTGCAGGAGAAGGTGTCTGCTTACGGCCTCGCCCACGGCTATGCGCCGGAATTCCAGCTGACGGAGGACGGGCAGCATATCGTGACCGCCGGTAATGACACAGCTGTCTGCTTTCTCTATCGGGACGTGTACGGGCAGGAACATAAATGCATTGCATGCTATGTAGCATCTACATATGAATACTACATTGTACGGGGCGGCTTTCTCTGCTTTGACCTGTACCGGGAGCTTCCTGTTACGATCGACGGGAACAGCCTGTTTATTTTTGACGATATCGGCCGTATGGTGAAGCTGTCCGACCTTGGCGTCACGGACACCGACTATATGTACTGGCCAAGGCTCGTAAACGGCGAAAATACGCTCCTGTTCTGGGCGGAGGACTGCACCTTCACCATCACCTACAGAGAGACCCGGAAGGCAGGTGCGTGA